The window CGACGTCGACGTGGGCCACTGGCGCGGGCAGACGCAGCCGCACGTCGCGTGAGTCGCCAGGCGCCATGAAGAGCACGCCGAGCACGGGATCCGGGAGCGCGTACAGAACCGCCAGACGGTCTCCCGAGAGCGCCGCCTCGAGCGCCCGCACGTCCCCTCGTGTCACCGACGTTCGCTCGAGCGTGGGCCCCTCGGCGCGTTCGTTTCCCCGCGCTGGCGCAGCGGACGGCCAAGCCCCGTGGACGATACCCGTGGCGTCCGCGAGGACCACCCGTGCCCGTGCGCCGTCCACGCCCAACGCGACATGCCGCGCGGGCCCCAGCGGCACGGGCTCGTGGCCGTCGAACGCGAACGCGCCCGCAGCAGCCGTGTACACCGCGCGGCCCTCCCCCGCCGCGAACCGCACGCGCGGCTCGGCGCCGACGTGCCGGTCGTCCGGCCCCACGAAGTCGAGCGTGCGCGCGCGCAACGCGCTGGCGGCAGGCGCCGCGGCCACGACTGGACCGGCCGACAGGCGCGTTCCCAGCACCCACCCCGAGGCCCCGAGCCGAAACGAGCAGCCGGCGCTCATGTCTCGATGGAGCGCCCCGCCGTCAGCTCGATCAAACGGTCGATGAGGAACGAGCTCTGCTCCTGCGCCTCCTCCGTGAACTCACCGAAGAACGCGCGCACCTCGTCGAACACGGCGTCGAAGCGCGGCTGATCACGCTGCGCCAGGATGTCCGCGATCTCACCGGCGCTCGCTTGGAACGCTCGGGTGACCTCGGCCGTGCTCGGGTTCAGCATCTCGATGGCGCCGTACAGCGCCGGGGACTGCGCGAAGTGGCGCGCGGCAACGTAGGTCTCGAGCAGGTACGCCGGCGACGTGAACGCCAACGAGTCCTCGAGCGGGATGCCCAGACGGCTCAGCGTGAGCCCCAGCACCTGCGTCTGATAGTGGTTCAGCACCTGCACCACGGACATCATGCGATCGTGGTGCTCGGCGGTGGCCTCCGAGACCGTGAATCCGCGCGAGCGCAGCGTCTGCGTGAGCCATTCCCACCAGGCGTCGCCGCGGCCACGGCAGACCACCACGCGCTGCCCTTGGAAGGTGTGCACGGCGGGGCCGAACATGGGGTGCGTGCCGATCACGCTGGCAGAGGTCGAGGCCAGCATGACGTCCAGCGGCAGCTGCTTGATGGAGGTGACGTCCATCAGGAGTCCGTCGGGGCGGACGTGCGGGCCGACCGCTCGGATGACCCCCTCGGTCTCGCGGATGGGGACGCTGACGATGACGACGTCCGCGTTGCGGGCTGCGTCCTCGACGGACAGCGCCGTGCCGATGTCGCTGATGAGCACGGTGTGCCCGAGGTCGGCGAACATGCGGTGCAGCAGGCGGCCCATCCCACCGAGCCCACCCAGGATGGCCACGGTCTTCGGCTCGACGTTGAGCGGGACCTCGGCCCGCAAGCTGGCCTGGTGGTCGCGGCTGGCGAGCATCAGCAGCCGCCAGATGGACTCGATGACCGAAGGGGGCAGGCCCAGCTGCGCGGCTCGGTCCTTGACGGATACGAGGATGGCGCGCTCACGAGCGAGGTCCCGGATGCGGACGCCGTGATGGCGCTTGTGCGCGGCGATCTCCGCCACCACACCCATGCGGCGCGAGAGCAGCTGCAGGACGTCGCGGTCGAGGGCGTCCAGCATGGCGCGCAGCACCGAGAGAGGCCGTTCGTTGGAATCGGGAGGATGGTTCGACATGGCGCGCTGGGGGTGACCATAATCCCCCGCGTGCGCCGGCTCAAACTGCATCATCAAATCGCCCTCGCCATGCTGCTCGGGGCGGCGCTCGGCGCCTCCGTGCGTGCCCTCGCGGGCACGGAAGCGCTGGACCCGGACGCCGCGCTGACGGCAGCCGCGGTCGGACAAGGGCTCGGGACGGTGTTCCTGCGGCTGCTGCAGATGCTGGTCGTGCCGCTGATCGTCTCGTCCCTTGTGAGCGGCGTCGCAGGGCTCGGCGATCTGCGCAGGCTGGGGCCCATGGGCGCGCGCACCATCGCGTTCTACCTGGGCAGCAGTGCCATCGCGATCCTCACGGGGATCGCGGCCGTGCAGCTGGTCGAGCCTGGCGTGGGTGTGGACCGCGCGCTGCTGGAGTCGGGCGCCGAGGGGCACGCCCTCCCAGCGGCGGTCTCGGCCCCCGCGCAGAGCGCGCTGGACGTGCTTTACGATCAGCTGCTGCGGATGATCCCGACGAACCCCATCGCGGCCGCCGCGGAGGGGGCGATGCTGCCGCTGATCTTCTTCTCGCTGCTGCTCGGGGTGTTCCTCAACCTGAGCGAGCACGACCCCGACGCAGGGCCCACCCAGAGCGCGGTGGTGCGCCTGCGCGAGCTGTTCGAGGGGCTGTTCGCCGTGATGATGCGCATGACCCTCGCGGTCATCGCGCTCGCGCCCTTGGGGGTGTTCGGGTTCATGTTGAGCAGCACCGCAGCGCATGGGGCCGAGGCCTTCGTCGCGCTCGGAGGCTACGCGGCGACGGTGGCCATCGCCCTGGTCGTTCACGCGGGCTTCACGCTACCGCTGCTGCTGATCGGTCTGACGCGCCGCAACCCCCTCGAGCACGTGCGCGCGATGTTGCCAGCGCTCATGACCGCCTTCGGGACGGCCAGCAGCAACGGCACGCTGCCGCTGACCCTCGAGTGCGCGGAGAAGGCGGGGGTGCCGGGACGGGTTGGCGCGTTCGTGCTGCCCCTCGGCGCGACCATCAACATGGACGGCACCGCGCTCTACGAGGCTGTCGCGGTGCTCTTCATCGCGCAGGTGTACGGACTGGACCTGAGCCTCACGCAGCAAGGGGTGGTCGCGCTCACTGCGCTCCTCGCGAGCGTGGGCGCGGCGGGCATCCCGCACGCGGGGACGGTGATGATGGTGGTCGTGCTGAGCGCGGTCGGACTGCCGACCACCGCCGTGGGACTCATCCTCGCGGTCGACCGGGTGCTCGACATGTGCCGCACCGCCGTCAACGTGTACAGCGACTCGGTCGCCGCCGCGGTCGTGGCCCACTTCGAGGCTCGGCGCGACGCCGACAGCGTCTGACATTCGTCCTGGCGGGCGCTGGCCACGCGCAAGGCAGCGGACGCTCGCGCCGACAACCCCCGCATGACACCGCGCGCCCTAGTCCTCGGTCTGCTCGACCTCCTGGCGCCAGTGCGTTGCCCCGGGTGCGACGAGGCCCTCGACCCCGACCCGAACGACCTCCCACCCATCGACCCGTTCACCGACGGGTTCTGCGTCGTGTGCGCCGCGCTAGTCGAGCCCTTCGAGGGCGAGCAGGCCCTCTATCAGTACGGTGGTCCGCTGGCCGAGGCCATCAAGCGCTTCAAGTACGAGGGACGACTGGACGCGCTGCCCGCCCTGACACGCCTCGTCGCGCGCGCGGCTCCCGACCTCTCGGGCGAGGTCGACGCCGTCGTCCCGGTGCCCCTGTTCCCCCGTCGCCGGCACACGCGTGGCTTCGACCAGGCCGCGCTGCTGGCGCGTCCTCTGGCCCGCGCGCTGGGCGTCCCTCTCTCGCGCGCGGTGCTGCGGCGCGTCCGCGACACGCCCCCACAGGCACGGCTGGATGCGGCCGGGCGGGAGCGGAACGTGCAAGGCGCCTTCCTCGCGCGGCGCATCGAGGGGCAGCGCCTGTTGCTCTTCGACGACGTGCACACCACTGGGGCGACCCTCGTGGCGGCGCAGGACGCGCTCTTCGACGCGGGCGCGTCCACCGTCATCTCGCTGAGCCTGGCGGGACGAAGTTGAAGTGGCGCCCCCGGCACGATTCGAACGTGCGACCTTCGGCTTAGGAAGCCGCTGCTCTATCCTGCTGAGCTACGAAGGCGAGGGCGCGTGTGTACCACGCAGCCAGGACACGTGCACTCGAAGACCGGCATGATGGAAGGCCGCCCGGCGCAGACGACGACTGGGCACGTCGGTCCCGGCGGGGGGATGAGCGCGCCGCTCACGTGGGCCACTCGAAGGACTCGAGGTGATTGCGCAGGGCGCTGATGTCCGGGAAGCGATGCAGGATGAGCGACGCCTGCATCCCCGCGCAGATGTAGCGGATGTGATCGCCTGCGCGCGCGTAGTGCTTGCGACCGCCCACGCACTGATAGAGCACACGCACGGCGTCCACCAGGTCGTTGTTGCGGAGGCGCTTGCTGGGACGGCCACGATCGTAGAAGTCCAGCAAGCGGATGTTCAGGTGGATGCCCGTCGGCTGGACGAGGATGTTCTGGGTGTGGACGTCGCCGTGATACTCGCCCACCGCGTGGATCTTTTCGAGCCCGCGCACGAGGCTGTGCAGCAGCGTCAGGGCCATGAACGGGTGCAGTCGTCGCCCGCGCTGCTCGTAGGTGAAGTCCTCGAGGCGCACGCCATCGAAGAGGTCGGAGATGAGGCAGAGCACGCTCTGCCCACGCACGTCCACCCGCATGGTGTGGTGGTAGTGCAGCACGATGGGACAGTGCTGCAGCTTGTCGAGCTTGCGCGCACTCCACACCACCTGCTTGTCGGCGTCCACCGGCGCCTGGAAGTAGAGCTTGGCCGCGCGGTGCACCCCGGTGGAGCGCTCCTTGATTTGGTAGACCTCGCCCTCGCTCCCGGCGCCCAACTTCTGGACGACGCTGTAGCGGTCTCCGAAGACCCGGCCTGGCGTCAGATCGAACCCTCGGCGCGTCGGCATGGCGTGCGTACCCGGTGGAGGCCCACGAGGGGTCAGTCTTCGAGGACGAACGTCACCTTGAGGTTGACCCGGTAGGAGACGATCTTGCCGTTGTCGATGTGGACCTTTTGGTCCTGGACCCACGCGCTACGCACGTTCTTGAGGGTCTTCACCGCGCGCGCGACCCCCTGCTGGACCGCGTCGTCGAAGCTGGTCTCGGAGGAAGCGATGATTTCGGTGACTCGAGCGACGGACATGCGGGACTCCTCGAAGCGCGGGGTCTCTCCCCGACGAGTGGCGAGTGCGCACCCTACCGGAGTCTCGACGGGTCCTCAATATCCAACGACGTGCAGCCTGGCGGCGCCGTGATCGGGTTGCACCGCGAAGGCGTCCCCCCGGGGATCTCCACGAAGTAGTCCATGTCGGGCCGGGGCGCCGGCACGTCGGTGCTGATCATGTGGGCGCCGGACGCCAGGGCGGCTTCGAGGTCGTTGCTGCCATCGGCGAGCAGGTCGGAGATGCCGTCCGCGAACGTCCGCACCAAGTAACCGGCCTCGACCGCGGCACGGGCGTCGGCGTTCGGCGTGTTCTGGATGCGCACGGCAGACCAGCTGTCCCCCTCCTCGGAGTCTGCGAAGATGAGCCGCCCGTCCAGGCCCGAGCCTTCGTTGGCGTACGCCACGCAGTCCTCGCGCGAGCAGTTGAGGAAGAACAGGACCCGCCCGCGGGTCTGCCCGAGCGTGGGCCAGCCGTCCTCGGTCACAGCTTGGTCGAGCGTGTCGCGCGCCCCCTGGACCTCGTCGGGCGTGATGACCTCCTCGGGCGCGAACACGCTGAGGATCTCCGCATCCAGCGCGGAGAGGGCGGCCAGGCGGTCGGGCGTGTCGGCGGCCGGCAGCGTCTTGGGTTCGATCTGGATGAAGATCGGGTGGTGGCCCGGGTGGTCCCTCGACCAGTCACGCACGCCCGTGATGCAGTCGACGAAGGTTGGACAGGTGGACACCTGGTCGAAGCGCGGCAGATGGTACACCTGGAAGGCGCGCAGGTCCGCGTCCCAGTGTACGTCGATCTCGAGCTTCCGGACGCCCTGCGTGTCCAGCTGCTCGGCCATGGGCGCCATCGTGTAGCTCCACGAGGGCGCGGTCATCTCGTTCGGCTGCACGTGGTAGCTGTTGTGGGTGCCTTCACACTGCAGGTGGTTGAGCCGTAGCGTGTCGTCCAGCGGATGCACCGTGTCCTTGCCTTCCCCGCACGAGCTCAGGAGGACCCCCACGAGCAGAAGACAAAAGGTGCGCATCTTGCCGACGTGAGAACCACCACCGCGCGGCAGATGTGACGAAAGAGTGCGGTTCGTGACCTTCGCGTGAAACGACATGCGCGCACTCTGCCACGAATCCGATGCGAAGTGGTTGAGCGCAGCGACGCGCTCGGCTATGGTGCCGCCTCCTTTCGGGGTGTAGCACAGCCTGGTAGTGCGCTAGCTTTGGGAGCTAGAAGTCGTGGGTTCGAATCCCGCCGCCCCGACCCCACCGAGACCCCCGCCCGTCCGCGGCGCGGAGGTCTCGTCCGAGCCCTCCCCCGGGGCTCCACCAGACCCCGCCGCGCTCGGTCGTGTCGCGGGTTTGGGCCCATAGCTCAGTCGGATAGAGCGGCGGCCTTCTAAGCCGATGGTCGGTGGTTCGATTCCACCTGGGCCCGCCATTGTCAGCTATTTCTTGCCGGGTGTGGCACCGGGCGCCGCTTTCGGGTCGACGATGTGCGCCAGATCCACCAGGTCCCACGCCTCGCCGTTGCGGTAGAGGCGCTTCCCCAGACGCGGGTAGTCGCCCACGTCGTGGGTCAGACGTTGGCCCACCACGAGGCACCGCAGCGGCTCGGGCCCGGGGTTGGAGAACACGTGCGCGGGACCGCCGGCTGGCAGACCGATGAAGTCCCCTTCGCCGACCTCGAAGGTCTCCTCGTCGAGGGTCACGTGGGCTCGACCAGACAGGACGTACACGCACTCGTCCTCGAAGAGGTGTCTGTGGTGCTCCGTGGACTCCGCGCCGACCGGGACCTCGATCAGATGGAACCCGAGGCCGGTCAGGCCCGTGGCGTCGCCCAGCGACTTGTTCAGCCGCCTGCCGTTGGGGTTCAGGAAGTGGACCTTGGCGGTCCCGGGCATGGCCTCGATCGCGTCGCGCGACAAGATGTAGGGACTCTGCGTGGTGGACGGAGTGTGGCTCATGGAGGATCCGTAACGCGTCGCCTGGCCCGTGACGAGGCCGATCGCGCGAGACGCGGCCGCCCGGACCACGCGCGTAGGACCGAGCCCGCCGCTCCGAGAGACGCTCGCCACGCCGCGACCGCTCTACCCCTTGGCCTGTAACGCGGCGGGCGGTGCCACGACCCGGCCACATGCCTCACTTCGCCCTCCGCGCTGCGCGCGCGCTCTCTCTCCTCTTGCTCGTCGGCTGCGGCGGGGCCACGGCCACCGTCGAGGCGCCCGCGGCGGCCCGCTACGATGTCCTCACCGGGGACCTGGACGCCGCGCTGGCAGGCGCGTGGCGCGCTGACGACCGTGCCCGTGACGCCGCACGTCATCCGCGCGAGACGCTCACGTTCTTCGGCGTCACCCCGGACATGACCGTCGTGGAGTGCTGGCCAGGCGGTGGCTGGTACACACGTATCCTCGCGCCGCTGCTACGCGACCATGGCCAGCTCATCAGCGGTGGACTGCCGGTGGACGACGAGCGCCGCGGACAGTACGAGCGCGACTTCCGCGCCATGGTCGCGGCGCACCCCGAGCTCTACGATCAGGTGCGCTTGGCGACGCTGCACCCAGGGGACTTCCTGACGGACATCCCTGACGGAAGCGTGGACGCGGTGCTGACGTTCCGCAGCGTGCACAACTGGATCCGCTCCGAGGGGCACGACCCGAACGACTACTTCCGCGCGGCCGCCAGGGTGCTGCGTCCAGGGGGGGTGCTCGGGGTGGTGCAGCACCGGGCCCCCGAGGGGACCCCGGCCGCCGAGGACCCGAACACGGGCTACGTGACCGAGGCCCGCGTCATCGCGCTCGCCGAGGCCGCTGGCCTGGTGCTGGACGCGCGATCCGAAGTCAACGCGAACGCACGCGACGACCACGACCACCCGGAGGGCGTGTGGTCGCTCCCCCCCGTGCGCCGCGGCGAGGGGATGACCGACCAAGAGCGGGACGCCATCGGCGAGAGCGACCGGATGACGCTGCGCTTCCGCAAGCCCCTCGGCGCGCCCCGCGGGGACGAAGCCGACACCGCCCAGGGCGGCGCCTGAACGTTGAATCCGCGGGCCAGGGCGCGTAGCGTCTGGCCCATGCGACGCTGCCTCAGCCCGTCCGGCACGGACAGGA is drawn from Sandaracinaceae bacterium and contains these coding sequences:
- the tyrA gene encoding bifunctional chorismate mutase/prephenate dehydrogenase; this encodes MSNHPPDSNERPLSVLRAMLDALDRDVLQLLSRRMGVVAEIAAHKRHHGVRIRDLARERAILVSVKDRAAQLGLPPSVIESIWRLLMLASRDHQASLRAEVPLNVEPKTVAILGGLGGMGRLLHRMFADLGHTVLISDIGTALSVEDAARNADVVIVSVPIRETEGVIRAVGPHVRPDGLLMDVTSIKQLPLDVMLASTSASVIGTHPMFGPAVHTFQGQRVVVCRGRGDAWWEWLTQTLRSRGFTVSEATAEHHDRMMSVVQVLNHYQTQVLGLTLSRLGIPLEDSLAFTSPAYLLETYVAARHFAQSPALYGAIEMLNPSTAEVTRAFQASAGEIADILAQRDQPRFDAVFDEVRAFFGEFTEEAQEQSSFLIDRLIELTAGRSIET
- a CDS encoding serine/threonine protein kinase, which codes for MPTRRGFDLTPGRVFGDRYSVVQKLGAGSEGEVYQIKERSTGVHRAAKLYFQAPVDADKQVVWSARKLDKLQHCPIVLHYHHTMRVDVRGQSVLCLISDLFDGVRLEDFTYEQRGRRLHPFMALTLLHSLVRGLEKIHAVGEYHGDVHTQNILVQPTGIHLNIRLLDFYDRGRPSKRLRNNDLVDAVRVLYQCVGGRKHYARAGDHIRYICAGMQASLILHRFPDISALRNHLESFEWPT
- a CDS encoding dicarboxylate/amino acid:cation symporter, with amino-acid sequence MVRHGALGVTIIPRVRRLKLHHQIALAMLLGAALGASVRALAGTEALDPDAALTAAAVGQGLGTVFLRLLQMLVVPLIVSSLVSGVAGLGDLRRLGPMGARTIAFYLGSSAIAILTGIAAVQLVEPGVGVDRALLESGAEGHALPAAVSAPAQSALDVLYDQLLRMIPTNPIAAAAEGAMLPLIFFSLLLGVFLNLSEHDPDAGPTQSAVVRLRELFEGLFAVMMRMTLAVIALAPLGVFGFMLSSTAAHGAEAFVALGGYAATVAIALVVHAGFTLPLLLIGLTRRNPLEHVRAMLPALMTAFGTASSNGTLPLTLECAEKAGVPGRVGAFVLPLGATINMDGTALYEAVAVLFIAQVYGLDLSLTQQGVVALTALLASVGAAGIPHAGTVMMVVVLSAVGLPTTAVGLILAVDRVLDMCRTAVNVYSDSVAAAVVAHFEARRDADSV
- a CDS encoding dodecin domain-containing protein, whose translation is MSVARVTEIIASSETSFDDAVQQGVARAVKTLKNVRSAWVQDQKVHIDNGKIVSYRVNLKVTFVLED
- a CDS encoding class I SAM-dependent methyltransferase codes for the protein MPHFALRAARALSLLLLVGCGGATATVEAPAAARYDVLTGDLDAALAGAWRADDRARDAARHPRETLTFFGVTPDMTVVECWPGGGWYTRILAPLLRDHGQLISGGLPVDDERRGQYERDFRAMVAAHPELYDQVRLATLHPGDFLTDIPDGSVDAVLTFRSVHNWIRSEGHDPNDYFRAAARVLRPGGVLGVVQHRAPEGTPAAEDPNTGYVTEARVIALAEAAGLVLDARSEVNANARDDHDHPEGVWSLPPVRRGEGMTDQERDAIGESDRMTLRFRKPLGAPRGDEADTAQGGA
- a CDS encoding cupin domain-containing protein, which codes for MSHTPSTTQSPYILSRDAIEAMPGTAKVHFLNPNGRRLNKSLGDATGLTGLGFHLIEVPVGAESTEHHRHLFEDECVYVLSGRAHVTLDEETFEVGEGDFIGLPAGGPAHVFSNPGPEPLRCLVVGQRLTHDVGDYPRLGKRLYRNGEAWDLVDLAHIVDPKAAPGATPGKK
- a CDS encoding ComF family protein, encoding MTPRALVLGLLDLLAPVRCPGCDEALDPDPNDLPPIDPFTDGFCVVCAALVEPFEGEQALYQYGGPLAEAIKRFKYEGRLDALPALTRLVARAAPDLSGEVDAVVPVPLFPRRRHTRGFDQAALLARPLARALGVPLSRAVLRRVRDTPPQARLDAAGRERNVQGAFLARRIEGQRLLLFDDVHTTGATLVAAQDALFDAGASTVISLSLAGRS